ATTATCGAAAAAGCAGGGTGCTCCACCTCCGGTTGCAATAACAATATCGGTAAATTCTGAAAGTTCATCCAGCGCTTTCCGCTCCTTTTTGCGAAACTCTGCTTCTCCTTCTTCTGCAAAAATCTGGGGTATACTTTTACAATTCCGTTCTTCAATGTAGTTGTCCATATCCACAAACTGAACTCCCAAATGATCGGCCAGTTTCCAACCTAAATGAGATTTCCCACTCCCCATATATCCTATTAAATAAACTCTCATATTTTGCTTTCTACACTTTCAAAACTGAACTAAAATAATGACATTTGATCATCTCCCTTTGGGCGGTTTATTTCCATCGGAATGTCATCGTTATCTTGTATCCCGCTTTCATTTGGTTCTTCGTCCGACTCTTCTTCCTCTTCGTGATGATCGTAATCGTCTTTGATTATTGGTTCAATCTCCTTAATATTATTCACCTCGTAATTCGACAGGCGTTTGCCTTTTGCTTTCCACGATTTGATACCGATAAATTCGGCCACCTCAATAATTTCATTTTCGCGCTCGGCATTTTTACCGCCAAAAGTGAGTTCTAAACGCGGATAATGTACCCAGGTAACACTAATTAGTTTATTATCCAGACTGTCTCCGATAAAACGAATCAGCTTTCCTTCCACCTCATCAATTTCAAAACGTTTTACGTAATAAAACTGCTGCTCGGCATCGTAATAAACTGCCGACAATATTTTGCGCTTATCAAATTTTTCGATCACAAGAATGTCTTCGCCAAAGTGATTGCTCAAATCGTAATTGTACAACTGATATTCGCCTTTTTTATAGAGCACCAGAATTTTATCTTCGCCTGAAAACTCACCAAGGAATTTCCCGCGGTTGTCGGCATTAATTCGTCGAACATCTTCGTCGAACCAGATTTTACGGCCACCCAAAGTAGAAACTCCCTTCTCTTTTAAGGAGATTTTATGCACCTCGTATTTGGTCAGAATATTTCCCATCGACTGGCGTCCTTTTATGGCCAGTTCTCCAAGATCTTCCTCAAAAACGAGCTTTTTAATTCGTGGTTTTGGCTTTAAAACAACACGCAAAGTTTCTGCTTCGCCATTTGGATTTGCAGAAAAATAAGTGATTCGGGAACCTTTTGTCTCTTTGGTAATGTTGTATTCTTTATCGCGGGTTACACCGGTAACAAAAAAACGTTTCATGTACGAAAAACCCGTTTCTCCATCTTTGTAAACCACATTATAAATGGTGCGTTTGTCGCTCTTTTTAAATATAGCAACATATATTACATTTTTGCCAACAAACGCTTTTTCCGAAACTTTGGTGATAAAATAACTTCCATCACGACGGAAAATGATAACATCGTCGATGTCGGCACAGTCGCTCACAAATTCAGCTTTTCGCAAGGATGTACCAATAAATCCTTCTTTCTGATCGATGTACAGTTTTTCGTTTTTCACCACCACTTTGGTAGCAACAATGTTTTCGAAACTTCTGATTTCGGTTTTACGCTCGCGGCCTTTACCAAATTTGGTTTTTAAATATTTAAACCAATCAATAGTAAACGGAACAATATGTTCGATGTTGTAAACAACCTTTGCAATCTCATCTTCAAGGCCTTTTAAATAATCGTTGGCTTTATCCTTATTAAATTTCAGAATACGTGCCATACGTATTTCCATCAGGCGTAAAATATCGTCGCGGGTAACTTCGCGGTGCAGTTTTGGTTTCCAGGGTTCCAGACGTTTGTCGATGTGATCGATTGCCTGATCCATGTTTTCAGAATCCTCAAACTTTTTATCCTTGTAAATGCGCTCTTCAATAAATATTTTTTCGAGAGAAGAGAAATGCCACATTTCTTCCAACTCGTTTTTTCGAATCTCCAATTCAAGTTTAAGTAACTCGAGCGTACTGTCGGCCGAACGTTTTAGTATTTCTTTTACACCAATAAAAATTGGTTTATCGTTTTCGATAATACACGAGTTTGGCGACAACGACACTTCACAATCAGTAAATGCATAAAGCGCATCTATTGTTTTATCCGACGAAACACCCGGTGCCAAATGCACTTGTATTTCCACATCGGCAGCCGTGTTGTCATCAATTTTTTTGATCTTTATTTTGCCTTTGTCATTGGCCTTAATAATCGACTCGATTAAAGTGGAGGTTGTTTTACCAAAAGGAACCTCATTAATGATGAGTGTTTTATTGTCTCGTTTTTCAATACGCGCACGCACTTTCACCGTACCTCCGCGCAAACCATCGTTGTATTTGCTAAAATCGCCGATCCTCCGGTAGGAAAATCCGGCAGCAATTCAAAATCCTGACCTTTTAAATAGGCAATTGAAGCATCTATCAATTCCACAAAGTTATGCGGAAACATTTTCGATGCCAGACCTACGGCAATTCCTCAACTCCCTGTGCCAAAAGCAAAGGGAATTTTACGGGCAAGGTAACCGGCTCTCTTTTTCGTCCGTCGTACGATAATTTCCAGTTTGTTGTTTTGGGATTAAACAACACCTCAAGGGCAAATTTTGTCAAACGTGCTTCAATGTAACGCGGAGCAGCGGCACCGTCGCCGGTAAGTATATTCCCCCAGTTTCCCTGCGTATCAATAAGCAATTCTTTTTGTCCGAGCTGAACGGCGGCATCGCCAATGGATGCATCGCCATGAGGATGATACTGCATGGTTTGCCCGATGATATTTGCCACTTTGTTGTAGCGTCCATCATCCATTTCGCGCATGGCATGCATTATACGGCGTTGCACAGGTTTTAATCCATCGTTAATGTACGGAACCGCACGTTCCAAAATAACATACGATGCATAATCGAGAAACCACTCTTTGTACATCCCCGACAAATAGGTGACTTCATCCTTTACAGTTTCATCCTGAATTTCTTCGTTCTCGCTATTTAAAATCTCGTCTGACATTATTGGTTCTGAAATTATCGTGTTCCTATTCGGAATATCTTCAATTAAGCTACTTCGTCTTTCTCAACATACAGGTTATCAATGATAAACTCCTGTCGGTCTGGCGTGTTTTTTCCCATATAAAAATCGAGCATTTGTGCCACCGACTCATGTTTTTTCATTTGCACCGGATCAAGTCTAATGTCTTCTCCTATGAAGTGTTTAAACTCATCAGGCGAAATTTCTCCCAATCCTTTAAATCGTGTAATTTCGGGTTTCCCTTTTAATTTTGTAATTGCCTTCTCCTTTTCTTCTTCGGAATAACAATAGAAGGTTTTTTGTTTGTTTCGAACTCTGAACAGCGGCGTTTGCAAAATATAAACATGCCCTTTTTTAATCAGTTCAGGGAAGAATTGCAAAAAGAAGGTAATCAACAACAAACGAATGTGCATTCCGTCAACGTCGGCATCGGTTGCGATAATTACGTTGTTGTAACGTAAATCCTCCATACTATCTTCAATATTGAGCGCTGCCTGCAACAGATTGAACTCTTCGTTTTCGTAAACTACTTTTTTGGTTAAACCGTATGTATTTAAGGGTTTTCCTTTTAAACTAAATACCGCCTGGGTATTCACATCGCGCGATTTTGTGATGGAACCACTTGCCGAGTCTCCCTCGGTAATAAATATACTCGATTGCTCTTTCCGGTCGTGGTTTTCGTTAAAATGTACACGGCAATCGCGTAATTTTTTGTTGTGTAGATTGGCTTTTTTAGCTCGCTGTTTGGCTAATTTTTTAACGCCTGAAATGGCTTTTCTTTCACGCTCCGATTCAACAATGCGGCGCAACAAAACTTCGGCAACTTCGTGGTTCTTGTGCAAAAAGTTATCCAGCTCTTTTTGCAGGAAGTTACCAACGTGAGCCCGAACAGAAGGCCCGTTGGGACCAATATCTTTTGAACCAAGTTTGGTTTTGGTTTGCGATTCAAAAACAGGCTCTTCGACCTTAATGCTAACGGCCGCTACAATGGATGCCCGAATATCCGACGGGTCAAACTCCTTTTTGTAAAATTCCCTGATCGTTTTCACTAAAACTTCACGAAAAGCCTGTAGGTGCGTACCACCTTGAGTTGTGTGCTGACCATTAACAAAAGAATAATAATCTTCGCCATATTGGTTGCCATGTGTTATGGCCACCTCAATATCTTCTCCACGTAAATGTATAATTGGGTAAATTGGGTCGTGATCCATGTTTTCCTCCAGCAAGTCGCGTAAACCATGCCTCGAATGAAAACGTTCGCCATTAAATTCGATGATTAATCCTGCATTCAGGAAGGTGTAGTTTTTCATCATATTCACGATGTAATCGTTCATATAACGGTACTTTTTAAACACCGACTGATCGGGAATAAAACTCACCATCGTGCCGTTTTCTTCCTCCACCCCTTTAAAATCCTTCTCTCCGGTTATTATCCCCTTACTAAAATATACTTCTTTGGCAATGCCTTCGCGAACTGCCTTTATGGTAAAATCGTTTGAAAGTGCATTAACTGCTTTAATACCAACACCGTTTAATCCAACAGATTTTTTAAAAACTTTGTTGTCGTATTTGGCCCCGGTATTCATTTTGCTTACAACATCAACCAGTTTCCCAAGCGGAATTCCACGTCCATAATCACGAATTGTTACGCGATCCTGATCCACCGAAACCGAGATTTTTTTTCCAAATCCCATCATAAACTCATCAACGGAGTTGTCCATTACTTCTTTCAGCAATACATAAATTCCATCGTCGGCTGAAGTTCCGTCGCCAAGTTTACCGATGTACATCCCCGGACGTCTCCGAATATGCTCCTGCCAATCTAACGTTTTAATCGTTCCTTCGTCGTAATTTGCGCTCATAAAGTAATCTCCTGAATCTGTCTTTCAAAAAAACTGTGAACACCGTGGTTCGCTGAAATAGTAAGGCGTTTGGGATAGTATTTATTCAAACAACAACGGAATTCACCCAATTGTCACAAATATAATTAAATCATCTACTTTTGAGCAGGGTTAGCAGAACCATTAACTAACAATTGATAGTTGAAAAATATTGTATAAAATAGTAAAAACAAAGGGCGAAGTAGAAGGTACAGACCTTCAAATAAGTCGGAGTTCGCAACAATAAAAAGTCGCAGTTGCAGTCGCAGTTTTCATCAAAAAACCGGAGCAGAAAAACAGTGTGTTCCAAAACCACTCAAACAAATTGAAATGCCCGAATAAACGAAGTAAAATCCAAACACAATTAATAAGAATCAACCAACTCGTGGCAATCTGAAAACTGAGGCTGAGACTGAAAACTTCCTAAATTATTCCCATTTTTTTCATCAGGAAAGTGGCATTCATGGTTTTGGTGGCTCCATCCGAAAGCTTGTAATCAAAAATCAATTCATCCTTTTCTATCCTGATTTCGAAGCACTTATTAAATACCTGCTGCGGAAATTCATCTTCCATTTCACTTAATTTTAAATCGTGGGTTGCGATTAATGCAACTGCTTTAAACTCAAGTAATTTTTTGATCAATTCTTTTGATCCGTTTAATTTGTCAATCGAATTGGTTCCTTTCAGCATTTCATCAAGAATAACAAAAATTCGCTCACCCGCCTGCAGTCGATCCAACACTCCTTTAATCCGTTTTAACTCAGCAAAAAAGTACGACTCATCTTTCAACAACGAATCGGTGGTCCGCATATTCGTGTAAATATCAATGGGTGTAACTCGCATGTTTGCCGCACAAACGGGAGCTCCTATACGAGCCAGAATCAGGTTAACACCAACCGTACGCAGAAAAGTACTTTTACCCGCCATATTTGCCCCGGTTACTATCATCGCTTTCGACCAGCCGGTAATTTCAATGTCGTTGCAAATTCGCTTCTCAGCCTTCAGCAAAGGGTGCCCTAATTCTTGTGCCGCCAAAACAAAACCGCCATCGTGAATTTCGGGAAAAATAAATTCAGACTGATTGTTGGCATAATTGCCCAGGCTTATCAGCGCATCAAATTCAGAAATCACATCGAGCCAAACTGCCAAAACCCTGTGGTATTTCCGATGCCAGTTCCACAATTTATACACACACCTGATGTCCCACATAAAAACGCCGTTTAACACAAGACCCACCAAAATATTCTGACGGTACTCAAACTGTTTTACCAAACCTTTTAACTGGCTAAAAACCCTTCCTGCCGATGGTCTGGAAACTTTCTTTTTCAATCCGTTTAAATAGTCAGATTGAAATTCGCGTTCTTCGATAAATTGCAGCAACTGCATGTATTTGGCCAGCAAGTCCGATTTCCTTCCAAAAAAGCTAAAATACTGGTTGATACGTTTCCAATAGAAGTACATTAAAACAAACTGCAACACAAGCATTACTACCAAAAACAAGTCGGAAACACCCAGCGCAGAAGGCACAATTGCAAGAAGGGTGAGCAAAGGAACAATCCGAATCAGCCATTTTACCGCCCCTGCCCGATTTAATCCGAACTCCATTTTCGACCACGATTTAATTTCCTGACTCAAGGTTTCGGTTTCGTCGAAAAGTTTACCGTTGGCTAAAAAATGCAGGCGCCAGTTTGGTATTTGTTTGAGTTCCTGCACCGCCTCTTGCCTTTCCATTATTTCCTTTTTATCTTTTGACGGCCGGAGTAACCAACTCGCCAGCTTTTGTCGCCCCCCAACTGTTGCTGTTCGGTTTAAAAACTGAAACAACGATCCATCGCCAAACAAATCAAGGTCATACGAAAAAAAGTGTTCGGTATCCAAAAACTCCTTTCCGTTTTGAAAATGCAAAAAAGAATGTTTTAAGGCCAAAGCTTCATCCTCAACCAACTTTTTCAGTACTGTGAATTTCCTTTTCCTCTTCTCAAGACTACTGTTTTTCTTAATCAGAAAGAAAAAGAGCACCATTAAAACAAAGGAAATTGACAGCGGTATCCACTTAAAACCGGATATAAAAAGAGGAATAAAAATACCTGCAAATGATAAAAAACGAAACCAGGCAAAGCGTTTTACTTTCACTGTTACCATACTCAGTTCAGTGGTGTATTTTCGCAGCTTGTCGTTATAAAACCCGGAAATAGTTTCCATTTACAAATAATTGTAATGATGAAGCAGGTAGGTTGAAATAAATACTGATGTTACAAGCACCCCAAAAACCAGCCAAACTATTCCTGACTGGGCAGTTCGCAAAGCTGTTTTTTCGATTTTAGGCGACCGTGAGAAGAAAAAGTGATTCTCGACAAACATCATCAATTTGTACAACAAATGGCCAAGTAAAGCGCCTAAAAGTGCTCCTCCCAAAATATCGAGCGGATAATGTACACCGGAATAAATGCGTGAATAACAAAAAATTGCTGCCCAAAACAGAATCAAGAAAAAATAACTTCTGCTTTTGAATATCCGTGAAGTAAATACCAAAATAGCTACTGAATTGGCTGCATGCGACGATACAAAACCATACAGTCCACCCTTTCGCAAAACATTGTGCACCAGGTCCTGAATGGCTGGTTCGTGCACCGGACGAAAACGCTGAATGGTTTCCTTCATCAACACCGAAAGCTGATCGCTGGCAACAATGAGTAAGATTAGTGAAAAAAGTATAAGAACAGATTTACTTCGGTAGTTTTTTACAATGTAGAAAATAATGATAACATAAAATGGAAACCAGGTTTCTTTGCGGGTAATCATCAGCATTATGGTATCCCAAAAATCAGTATGAAAGCTGTTTAAAAACAAAAACAGCTCTTTGTCCATTTCAAGTATATTTTTCAATAACTCCATTTAGTTATTCAGTATTTCCCAGATTTTATCTTTTAACTGCTGAATATTTTTCCCGCTCACCGAAGAGAAAAACAAGTGAGGTATTTCGCCCAGTTCAGCACTGATTTCTTTCATTAATTCTTCGTCGAGCATGTCGGCCTTACTTATTCCTAAAAAGCGCTGTTTGTCGAGCAATTCAGGATTGTATTTTTCCAACTCATTTAAAAGAATCTTATATTCCTGCAAATGGTCTTTGCTATCGGCAGGCACCATAAACAACAACATTGAATTTCGTTCGATGTGGCGTAAAAACCGCAGACCAAGTCCTTTGCCTTCGTGCGCACCTTCAATTATTCCGGGAATATCGGCCATTACAAACGAACGTTGTTCGCGATGCCCCACAATACCCAAATTGGGCACAAGTGTGGTAAAATGGTATTCGGCAATTTTTGGTTTTGCCGCCGACACAACCGACAATAAAGTTGAT
The sequence above is a segment of the uncultured Draconibacterium sp. genome. Coding sequences within it:
- a CDS encoding DNA gyrase subunit A, which produces MSDEILNSENEEIQDETVKDEVTYLSGMYKEWFLDYASYVILERAVPYINDGLKPVQRRIMHAMREMDDGRYNKVANIIGQTMQYHPHGDASIGDAAVQLGQKELLIDTQGNWGNILTGDGAAAPRYIEARLTKFALEVLFNPKTTNWKLSYDGRKREPVTLPVKFPLLLAQGVEELP
- a CDS encoding phosphatase PAP2 family protein, producing the protein MKNILEMDKELFLFLNSFHTDFWDTIMLMITRKETWFPFYVIIIFYIVKNYRSKSVLILFSLILLIVASDQLSVLMKETIQRFRPVHEPAIQDLVHNVLRKGGLYGFVSSHAANSVAILVFTSRIFKSRSYFFLILFWAAIFCYSRIYSGVHYPLDILGGALLGALLGHLLYKLMMFVENHFFFSRSPKIEKTALRTAQSGIVWLVFGVLVTSVFISTYLLHHYNYL
- a CDS encoding DNA topoisomerase IV subunit B, whose protein sequence is MSANYDEGTIKTLDWQEHIRRRPGMYIGKLGDGTSADDGIYVLLKEVMDNSVDEFMMGFGKKISVSVDQDRVTIRDYGRGIPLGKLVDVVSKMNTGAKYDNKVFKKSVGLNGVGIKAVNALSNDFTIKAVREGIAKEVYFSKGIITGEKDFKGVEEENGTMVSFIPDQSVFKKYRYMNDYIVNMMKNYTFLNAGLIIEFNGERFHSRHGLRDLLEENMDHDPIYPIIHLRGEDIEVAITHGNQYGEDYYSFVNGQHTTQGGTHLQAFREVLVKTIREFYKKEFDPSDIRASIVAAVSIKVEEPVFESQTKTKLGSKDIGPNGPSVRAHVGNFLQKELDNFLHKNHEVAEVLLRRIVESERERKAISGVKKLAKQRAKKANLHNKKLRDCRVHFNENHDRKEQSSIFITEGDSASGSITKSRDVNTQAVFSLKGKPLNTYGLTKKVVYENEEFNLLQAALNIEDSMEDLRYNNVIIATDADVDGMHIRLLLITFFLQFFPELIKKGHVYILQTPLFRVRNKQKTFYCYSEEEKEKAITKLKGKPEITRFKGLGEISPDEFKHFIGEDIRLDPVQMKKHESVAQMLDFYMGKNTPDRQEFIIDNLYVEKDEVA
- a CDS encoding DNA gyrase/topoisomerase IV subunit A, with amino-acid sequence MRGGTVKVRARIEKRDNKTLIINEVPFGKTTSTLIESIIKANDKGKIKIKKIDDNTAADVEIQVHLAPGVSSDKTIDALYAFTDCEVSLSPNSCIIENDKPIFIGVKEILKRSADSTLELLKLELEIRKNELEEMWHFSSLEKIFIEERIYKDKKFEDSENMDQAIDHIDKRLEPWKPKLHREVTRDDILRLMEIRMARILKFNKDKANDYLKGLEDEIAKVVYNIEHIVPFTIDWFKYLKTKFGKGRERKTEIRSFENIVATKVVVKNEKLYIDQKEGFIGTSLRKAEFVSDCADIDDVIIFRRDGSYFITKVSEKAFVGKNVIYVAIFKKSDKRTIYNVVYKDGETGFSYMKRFFVTGVTRDKEYNITKETKGSRITYFSANPNGEAETLRVVLKPKPRIKKLVFEEDLGELAIKGRQSMGNILTKYEVHKISLKEKGVSTLGGRKIWFDEDVRRINADNRGKFLGEFSGEDKILVLYKKGEYQLYNYDLSNHFGEDILVIEKFDKRKILSAVYYDAEQQFYYVKRFEIDEVEGKLIRFIGDSLDNKLISVTWVHYPRLELTFGGKNAERENEIIEVAEFIGIKSWKAKGKRLSNYEVNNIKEIEPIIKDDYDHHEEEEESDEEPNESGIQDNDDIPMEINRPKGDDQMSLF
- a CDS encoding shikimate kinase codes for the protein MRVYLIGYMGSGKSHLGWKLADHLGVQFVDMDNYIEERNCKSIPQIFAEEGEAEFRKKERKALDELSEFTDIVIATGGGAPCFFDNIEVMNETGKTIYLNIDPKILADRLLKSKTERPLIKGKSRDELVAFIDETLKKRNEFYSQAKYQITEPDFDLNRLQEMIS